One region of Streptomyces capillispiralis genomic DNA includes:
- a CDS encoding aspartate-semialdehyde dehydrogenase: MRVGIVGATGQVGTVMRRILKERNFPVTELRLFASARSAGSELDGVTVEDASTADYTGLDIVLFSAGGATSKALAEKVASQGAVVIDNSSAWRKDPEVPLVVSEVNPHAIARRPKGIIANPNCTTMAAMPVLRPLHAEAGLEALVVATYQAVSGSGLAGVAELHGQTRKVVDEADRLTHDGAAVDFPEPGVYKRPIAFNVLPFAGNLVEDGRYETDEEQKLRNESRKILEIPGLKVSGTCVRVPVFSGHSLQINARFARPISAERATELLADAPGVVLTDIPTPLQAAGQDPSYVGRIRPDETVDNGLALFVSSDNLRKGAALNAVQIAELVAEELRG; this comes from the coding sequence GTGAGGGTCGGAATCGTCGGAGCCACCGGTCAGGTGGGCACGGTCATGCGCAGGATCCTCAAGGAGCGGAACTTCCCGGTCACGGAGCTGCGCCTGTTCGCCTCGGCCCGTTCGGCCGGTTCCGAGCTGGACGGCGTGACGGTGGAGGACGCCTCCACCGCCGACTACACCGGCCTGGACATCGTGCTGTTCTCCGCGGGCGGCGCGACCTCGAAGGCGCTGGCCGAGAAGGTCGCCTCGCAGGGCGCGGTCGTGATCGACAACTCCTCCGCCTGGCGCAAGGACCCCGAGGTCCCCCTCGTCGTCTCCGAGGTGAACCCGCACGCCATCGCGCGGCGCCCCAAGGGCATCATCGCCAACCCGAACTGCACCACGATGGCCGCGATGCCGGTGCTGCGTCCGCTGCACGCGGAGGCGGGCCTGGAGGCGCTGGTCGTCGCCACCTACCAGGCGGTGTCCGGCTCCGGCCTCGCGGGCGTCGCGGAGCTGCACGGCCAGACCCGGAAGGTCGTCGACGAGGCCGACAGGCTGACCCACGACGGCGCGGCGGTCGACTTCCCCGAGCCCGGTGTCTACAAGCGCCCCATCGCCTTCAACGTGCTGCCCTTCGCCGGCAACCTCGTCGAGGACGGTCGATACGAGACCGACGAGGAGCAGAAGCTGCGCAACGAGTCCCGCAAGATCCTGGAGATCCCCGGGCTCAAGGTCTCCGGTACCTGTGTGCGCGTCCCGGTGTTCTCGGGTCACTCCCTCCAGATCAACGCCCGTTTCGCCCGCCCGATCAGCGCCGAGCGCGCCACCGAGCTGCTGGCGGACGCCCCCGGCGTGGTCCTCACCGACATCCCCACCCCGCTCCAGGCCGCCGGCCAGGACCCGTCGTACGTCGGCCGCATCCGCCCCGACGAGACGGTGGACAACGGCCTGGCCCTGTTCGTCTCCAGCGACAACCTCCGCAAGGGCGCGGCGCTGAACGCCGTGCAGATCGCGGAGCTGGTGGCCGAGGAGCTGCGCGGCTGA
- a CDS encoding DUF1203 domain-containing protein → MTHHTARPVPPTVLKELLDTDDAGRPAVPRTDDEGGAPLRCCLRRSEPGERIALVSYAPLRRWAAETGADPGAYDEQGPVFVHAGECAGPRDDRLPFTNTHRVLRRYSADGRILGGRRVGTAEGFRPALDEAFADPAVALVHVRAVEYGCFLYEVRRREDTP, encoded by the coding sequence ATGACGCACCACACCGCACGCCCCGTCCCCCCGACGGTGCTGAAGGAACTGCTGGACACCGACGACGCGGGCCGCCCCGCCGTCCCCCGTACGGACGACGAGGGCGGCGCCCCGCTCCGCTGCTGCCTGCGCCGCAGCGAGCCCGGCGAGCGGATCGCCCTCGTCTCCTACGCCCCGCTGCGCCGCTGGGCGGCGGAGACCGGCGCGGATCCGGGCGCGTACGACGAGCAGGGACCGGTCTTCGTCCACGCGGGGGAGTGCGCGGGGCCGCGGGACGACCGCCTGCCGTTCACGAACACGCACCGGGTGCTGCGCCGCTACTCGGCGGACGGCCGCATCCTGGGTGGCCGGCGGGTCGGGACGGCGGAGGGCTTCCGCCCCGCACTCGACGAGGCCTTCGCCGACCCGGCGGTGGCGCTGGTGCACGTACGGGCCGTGGAGTACGGCTGCTTCCTGTACGAGGTGCGCCGCCGGGAGGACACCCCCTAG
- a CDS encoding RNA polymerase sigma factor translates to MLRGRTRRGRGAYVADDDPLDAAQERRVRAVLALGGVPQADLPDGVQQVRLRLLERAASGQEAPRDVSAWAAVVASNLAMDWHRAKRRQERLGERLAALRPAEPPSGEETSVLSLAVASGLEELPDAQRQVVVLRFYADLPVRSIAEQLGVPEGTVKSRLHTAVRALRARLHEDEVV, encoded by the coding sequence GTGCTGCGTGGAAGGACCCGGCGCGGCAGGGGGGCGTACGTCGCCGACGACGACCCGCTGGACGCGGCACAGGAACGCCGGGTGCGGGCGGTGCTCGCACTGGGCGGGGTACCGCAGGCGGACCTGCCGGACGGGGTGCAGCAGGTCCGCCTGCGGCTGCTGGAACGCGCCGCGAGCGGGCAGGAGGCACCGCGGGACGTCTCGGCGTGGGCGGCGGTGGTCGCCTCCAACCTGGCCATGGACTGGCACCGGGCCAAGCGCCGCCAGGAGCGGCTGGGGGAGCGGCTGGCCGCGCTGCGCCCGGCGGAACCGCCCTCCGGCGAGGAGACCAGCGTGCTCTCCCTCGCCGTCGCCAGTGGCCTGGAGGAACTGCCCGACGCGCAGCGCCAGGTCGTCGTACTGCGCTTCTACGCCGACCTGCCGGTGCGCTCGATCGCCGAACAGCTCGGCGTTCCGGAGGGCACGGTCAAGAGCAGGCTGCACACGGCGGTACGGGCCCTGCGCGCCCGCCTGCACGAGGACGAGGTGGTGTGA